Proteins encoded within one genomic window of Brachybacterium avium:
- a CDS encoding single-stranded DNA-binding protein: protein MRDIQTIIMGNATADPTALRQADGTVSAKVRVAVTGRYYNASQQDYIDRKTEFITVFVRRQLAKNVLLSVRKGQPLIVTGRLHSSEWSGDDGAMRFSLNLQAEAIGHDLTYGTAAYRRPDRGEDVPDIDPYTGAIVPSVGAAPSTEESAEGGAGDGLDDLTGEEQSEEESLAPAF, encoded by the coding sequence GGGCAACGCCACTGCCGACCCGACCGCCCTGCGGCAGGCCGACGGAACTGTCTCCGCCAAAGTGCGGGTCGCCGTCACCGGGCGCTACTACAACGCCTCGCAGCAGGACTACATCGATCGCAAGACGGAGTTCATCACGGTGTTCGTGCGCCGCCAACTGGCCAAGAACGTGCTGCTCTCGGTGCGCAAGGGCCAGCCGCTGATCGTCACCGGGCGGCTGCACAGCTCCGAGTGGTCCGGCGACGACGGAGCGATGCGCTTCTCCCTGAACCTCCAGGCCGAGGCCATCGGTCATGATCTCACCTACGGAACCGCCGCCTACCGCCGTCCCGACCGGGGCGAGGACGTGCCGGACATCGATCCGTACACGGGTGCCATCGTCCCCTCGGTCGGCGCCGCGCCGTCGACGGAGGAGAGCGCAGAGGGCGGCGCAGGCGATGGCCTCGATGACCTCACGGGCGAGGAGCAGTCCGAGGAGGAGTCCCTCGCGCCGGCATTCTGA
- a CDS encoding PPA1309 family protein, whose translation MTTASPDPLDPPTAALAAAVLEVARHVEGGPLPTPRLFALARSAELMAASPSLAALLGADGGEAQDELHLTPIDLDDGSAVATDPLTVLESAQWPELAAGGAIACDLAPAAWTVRDEEGGRRLPVDRPLRVVVAALDDGTTWSAVHDGGEDGYVLATALLPEISQALLQTLTETE comes from the coding sequence ATGACAACTGCTTCTCCGGACCCTCTGGACCCGCCGACAGCCGCTCTGGCGGCGGCAGTTCTCGAGGTCGCCCGCCATGTGGAGGGCGGCCCGTTGCCCACGCCCCGCCTGTTCGCGCTGGCCCGCAGTGCGGAGCTGATGGCGGCCTCCCCCTCGCTCGCCGCCCTGCTGGGGGCGGACGGGGGCGAGGCTCAGGACGAGCTCCACCTCACCCCGATCGATCTCGATGACGGCTCCGCCGTCGCCACCGATCCACTGACTGTCCTCGAGTCCGCGCAATGGCCGGAGCTGGCTGCGGGCGGAGCGATCGCCTGCGACCTCGCACCCGCCGCCTGGACCGTCCGTGACGAGGAGGGCGGGCGCCGTCTGCCCGTCGACCGTCCACTGCGGGTGGTGGTCGCCGCATTGGACGACGGCACCACGTGGTCCGCGGTGCATGACGGCGGCGAGGACGGCTACGTCCTCGCCACCGCGCTGCTGCCCGAGATCTCCCAGGCCCTGCTCCAGACCCTGACCGAGACGGAATGA